In one Cygnus olor isolate bCygOlo1 chromosome 27, bCygOlo1.pri.v2, whole genome shotgun sequence genomic region, the following are encoded:
- the DDX56 gene encoding probable ATP-dependent RNA helicase DDX56, whose product MAAAFEHLGLDPRLLRAVSELGWAAPTAIQAQAIPAALEGRDLLARARTGSGKTAAYGLPLLQRLLRAAAPGAAAQAVRALVLVPSKELGQQVVLSLRQLAAFCAREVRVADICAHTDLAAQKPVLMERPEVVVGTPGRVLAHLEARSLVLRHSLELLVLDEADLLLSFGFGDDLKALLCHLPKIYQALLVSATFNPDVEALKELVLHNPVIVQPQEPQLPGSAQLQQWVVCCDTEEDKFLLLCALLKLALLRGRALLFVGALARCYRLKLFLEQFGIAACALNSELPARSRCHVITQFNRGLYDYIVATDEEALEAPAGQPPQKKRKGAADSKGKDPEYSVARGIDFQNVATVINFDVPPTVESYIHRVGRTARADNPGTALTFVLPEERDRLAQIEDRLAGENGGSMLQPYKFCMEEIEGLRYRCRDAMRSVTKQAVKEARLREIKEELLNSEKLKTYFEDNPRDLHVLRHDKPLHPAIVKPHLRNVPDYLVPPSLRGIAKPDLKKRKRLRLPHAGAGRRGGPTARRNTNPLQSFKYARQRAKHRAAKSS is encoded by the exons ATGGCGGCGGCCTTCGAGCACCTGGGGCTGGACCCGCGGCTGCTGCGG GCCGTGTCGGAGCTGGGCTGGGCCGCCCCCACCGCCATCCAGGCCCAGGCCATCCCCGCGGCGCTGGAGGGCCGCGACCTGCTGGCCCGGGCCCGCACCGGCTCCGGGAAGACGGCGGCCTAcgggctgcccctgctgcagcgcCTGCTGCGGGCCGCG GCACCGGGTGCGGCGGCGCAGGCGGTGCGGGCGCTGGTGCTGGTGCCCTCCaaggagctggggcagcaggtGGTGCTGAGCCTGCGGCAGCTGGCGGCCTTCTGCGCCCGCGAGGTGCGCGTCGCCGACATCTGCGCCCACACCGACCTCGCCGCCCAGAA gCCGGTGCTGATGGAGCGGCCGGAGGTGGTGGTGGGCACGCCGGGCCGGGTGCTGGCGCACCTGGAGGCGCGCAGCCTGGTGCTGCGGCACTcgctggagctgctggtgctggacGAGGCCGACCTGCTGCTCTCCTTCGGCTTCGGCGACGACCTCAAGGccctgctctg CCACCTCCCCAAGATCTACCAGGCGCTGCTCGTGTCAGCCACCTTCAACCCCGACGTGGAGGCGCTCAAGGAGCTGGTGCTGCACAACCCG GTGATAGTGCAGCCGCAGGAGCCCCAGCTGCCGGGCAGCgcgcagctgcagcagtgggtGGTGTGCTGCGACACGGAGGAGGACAAGTTCCTGCTGCTCTGCGCCCTGCTGAAGCTGGCGCTGCTGCGGGGCCGCGCGCTGCTCTTCGTGGGCGCCCTCGCCCGCTGCTACCGCCTCAAGCTCTTCCTCGAGCAGTTCGGCATCGCCGCCTGCGCCCTCAACTCCGAGCTGCCTGCGCGCTCCCG GTGCCACGTCATCACCCAGTTCAACCGCGGCCTCTACGACTACATCGTGGCCACAGACGAGGAGGCGCTGGAGGCGCCcgcggggcagcccccgcagaAGAAGCGCAAGGGCGCTGCCGACAG CAAGGGCAAGGACCCAGAGTACAGCGTCGCGCGGGGCATTGACTTCCAAAACGTGGCCACCGTCATCAACTTCGACGTGCCGCCAACGGTCGAGTCCTACATCCATCGCGTGGGCAG GACGGCCCGCGCGGACAACCCCGGCACGGCACTCACCTTCGTGCTGCCCGAGGAGCGGGACCGGCTGGCGCAGATCGAGGACAGGCTCGCTGGAG AGAACGGCGGGTCCATGCTGCAGCCCTACAAGTTCTGCATGGAGGAGATCGAGGGCCTGCGGTACCGGTGCCGG GATGCCATGCGCTCCGTCACCAAGCAGGCGGTGAAGGAGGCTCGGCTGCGGGAGATCAAGGAGGAGCTGCTCAACTCTGAGAAACTCAAG ACGTACTTCGAGGACAACCCCCGTGACCTGCACGTCCTGCGCCACGACAAGCCGCTGCACCCCGCCATCGTCAAGCCTCACCTCCGCAATGTGCCCGACTACCTGG TGCCTCCCAGCCTCCGTGGCATCGCCAAGCCCGACCTGAAGAAGCGCAAGCGGCTGCGGCTGCCCCACGCCGGTGCTGGCCGCCGTGGCGGCCCCACG GCACGCCGCAACACCAACCCACTGCAGAGCTTCAAGTACGCCCGCCAGCGCGCCAAGCACCGTGCTGCGAAGTCCTCCtga
- the LOC121060466 gene encoding interleukin-36 receptor antagonist protein-like isoform X1 → MACPMASPMASPTACPMALTLALLILCAEAEGFASCHAPTLQTKVFKYRIWDMNQKSLYLRNDQLVAGHLQGANAALEEKVFWVPNRSFEHARLPVIMGIQNGTRCLASPTAPQPTLRLEAANITELPRAGEASAPFTFFRSYKDGLWRFESAANPGWFLCTSARAHEPLGLSRHPDATHVLDFYFQLC, encoded by the exons atGGCCTGCCCCATGGCCAGCCCCATggccagccccacagcctgccccaTGGCGCTCACCCTCGCCCTCCTCATCCTCTGCGCAGAGGCAGAAGGCTTCGCATCGTGCCACGCGCCCACCCTGCAGACCAAGGTCTTCAAGTACCG GATCTGGGACATGAACCAAAAGTCGCTGTACCTGCGCAACGACCAGCTGGTGGCCGGGCACCTGCAGGGCGCCAACGCCGCGCTGGAAG AGAAGGTTTTTTGGGTGCCCAACCGCTCCTTCGAGCACGCCCGGCTCCCCGTCATCATGGGCATCCAGAACGGCACCCGCTGCCTCGCCAGCCCCACCgccccccagcccaccctgcGGCTCGAG GCCGCCAACATCACGGAGCTGCCCCGTGCCGGCGAGGCCTCGGCGCCCTTCACCTTCTTCCGCTCCTACAAGGACGGGCTGTGGCGCTTCGAGTCGGCCGCCAACCCCGGCTGGTTCCTTTGCACCTCGGCGCGCGCCCACGAGCCCCTGGGGCTCTCGCGGCACCCCGACGCCACCCACGTCCTCGACTTCTACTTCCAGCTTTGCTGA
- the TMED4 gene encoding transmembrane emp24 domain-containing protein 4 isoform X2: protein MASGGGLRAAVAALVLAAWGAHGLYFHIGETEKRSFIEEIPDETMVIGNYRTQLWDKQSEAFLPSTPGLGMHVEVKDPDGKVVLSRQYGSEGRFTFTSHTPGEHQICLHSNSTRMALFAGGKLRVHLDIQVGEHTNNYPEIAAKDKLTELQLRARQLLDQVEQIQKEQNYQRYREERFRMTSESTNQRVLWWSIAQTGILILTGIWQMRHLKSFFEAKKLV, encoded by the exons atggcgagcggcggggggctgcgggcggcggtGGCCGCCCTGGTGCTGGCGGCGTGGGGCGCCCACGGGCTCTACTTCCACATCGGCGAGACCGAGAAGCGCAGCTTCATCGAGGAGATCCCGGACGAGACCATGGTCATCG GGAACTACCGCACGCAGCTGTGGGACAAGCAGTCCGAGGCCTTCCTGCCCTCCACGCCGGGGCTGGGCATGCACGTGGAGGTGAAGGATCCCGACGGCAAGGTGG TGCTGTCGCGGCAGTACGGCTCCGAGGGCCGCTTCACCTTCACCTCGCACACGCCGGGCGAGCACCAGATCTGCCTGCACTCCAACTCCACCCGCATGGCGCTCTTCGCCGGCGGCAAGCTG CGGGTGCACCTGGACATCCAGGTGGGCGAGCACACCAACAACTACCCCGAGATCGCCGCCAAGGACAAGCTGACGGAGCTGCAGCTCCGCGCCCGGCAGCTCCTCGACCAGGTGGAGCAGATCCAGAAGGAGCAGAACTACCAGCGG TACCGCGAGGAGCGGTTCCGCATGACGAGCGAGAGCACCAACCAGCGCGTGCTGTGGTGGTCCATCGCCCAGACCGGCATCCTCATCCTCACCGGCATCTGGCAGATGCGGCACCTCAAGAGCTTCTTCGAGGCCAAGAAGCTGGTGTAG
- the LOC121060466 gene encoding interleukin-36 receptor antagonist protein-like isoform X2, with protein MEAEGFASCHAPTLQTKVFKYRIWDMNQKSLYLRNDQLVAGHLQGANAALEEKVFWVPNRSFEHARLPVIMGIQNGTRCLASPTAPQPTLRLEAANITELPRAGEASAPFTFFRSYKDGLWRFESAANPGWFLCTSARAHEPLGLSRHPDATHVLDFYFQLC; from the exons ATGG AGGCAGAAGGCTTCGCATCGTGCCACGCGCCCACCCTGCAGACCAAGGTCTTCAAGTACCG GATCTGGGACATGAACCAAAAGTCGCTGTACCTGCGCAACGACCAGCTGGTGGCCGGGCACCTGCAGGGCGCCAACGCCGCGCTGGAAG AGAAGGTTTTTTGGGTGCCCAACCGCTCCTTCGAGCACGCCCGGCTCCCCGTCATCATGGGCATCCAGAACGGCACCCGCTGCCTCGCCAGCCCCACCgccccccagcccaccctgcGGCTCGAG GCCGCCAACATCACGGAGCTGCCCCGTGCCGGCGAGGCCTCGGCGCCCTTCACCTTCTTCCGCTCCTACAAGGACGGGCTGTGGCGCTTCGAGTCGGCCGCCAACCCCGGCTGGTTCCTTTGCACCTCGGCGCGCGCCCACGAGCCCCTGGGGCTCTCGCGGCACCCCGACGCCACCCACGTCCTCGACTTCTACTTCCAGCTTTGCTGA
- the TMED4 gene encoding transmembrane emp24 domain-containing protein 4 isoform X1, whose product MASGGGLRAAVAALVLAAWGAHGLYFHIGETEKRSFIEEIPDETMVIGNYRTQLWDKQSEAFLPSTPGLGMHVEVKDPDGKVVLSRQYGSEGRFTFTSHTPGEHQICLHSNSTRMALFAGGKLRVHLDIQVGEHTNNYPEIAAKDKLTELQLRARQLLDQVEQIQKEQNYQRYREERFRMTSESTNQRVLWWSIAQTGILILTGIWQMRHLKSFFEAKKLV is encoded by the exons atggcgagcggcggggggctgcgggcggcggtGGCCGCCCTGGTGCTGGCGGCGTGGGGCGCCCACGGGCTCTACTTCCACATCGGCGAGACCGAGAAGCGCAGCTTCATCGAGGAGATCCCGGACGAGACCATGGTCATCG GGAACTACCGCACGCAGCTGTGGGACAAGCAGTCCGAGGCCTTCCTGCCCTCCACGCCGGGGCTGGGCATGCACGTGGAGGTGAAGGATCCCGACGGCAAG GTGGTGCTGTCGCGGCAGTACGGCTCCGAGGGCCGCTTCACCTTCACCTCGCACACGCCGGGCGAGCACCAGATCTGCCTGCACTCCAACTCCACCCGCATGGCGCTCTTCGCCGGCGGCAAGCTG CGGGTGCACCTGGACATCCAGGTGGGCGAGCACACCAACAACTACCCCGAGATCGCCGCCAAGGACAAGCTGACGGAGCTGCAGCTCCGCGCCCGGCAGCTCCTCGACCAGGTGGAGCAGATCCAGAAGGAGCAGAACTACCAGCGG TACCGCGAGGAGCGGTTCCGCATGACGAGCGAGAGCACCAACCAGCGCGTGCTGTGGTGGTCCATCGCCCAGACCGGCATCCTCATCCTCACCGGCATCTGGCAGATGCGGCACCTCAAGAGCTTCTTCGAGGCCAAGAAGCTGGTGTAG
- the LOC121060534 gene encoding LOW QUALITY PROTEIN: PH and SEC7 domain-containing protein 4-like (The sequence of the model RefSeq protein was modified relative to this genomic sequence to represent the inferred CDS: deleted 1 base in 1 codon), translating into MPGGHCARGGGVAQGPVPPPASLRPNTEELPPESGQEPPPDPPTSTHGCQPGGPGSRGDAQRLAARLFHLDGFKKSQVASFLRKNNEFSSLVAQEYLERFQFAGQALDRALRTFLQALVLTGETQERERILGHFSRRFHHCNPGAFPSPDAVHSLTCAIMLLNTDLHGPRLGRAMTSGEFVANLSGMMDGQDFPKEMLKALYNSIRTEKLEWAADEEEEEGEPGGGPAPTRKSSTHFVELPRQDGATTYRQGWLARKVLAEADGKKAPWGRRGWKPFHTVLKGTLLYFLKAGTPRRGPDPPGTPPAEAEEPLGVHHALAERASKYTKRPHVFRLQTADQRVLLFQAPSEEEMSSWISRINLVAALLSSPPFPAAVGSQRRFARPILPAAPSRSPPEEQHRAHEAWMERVAQELFEHQRNLPEKRGRARDLDEYRVKKEYLLYERRRYETYVQVLETWINSGAQDLEGWEAQAGAVAAPLEPPNLTKAHSSPSLAPESAPPAGVRVKRNISERRTVRKVIPKRNKNLL; encoded by the exons ATGCCAGGGGGCCACTGTGCCCGTGGGGGGGGCGTGGCTCagggccccgtgcccccccccgcctccctgCGCCCCAACACGGAGGAGCTGCCCCCCGAGAGCGGCCAGGAGCCCCCGCCGGAcccccccaccagcacccatgg GTGCcagccgggggggccggggagccGCGGGGACGCGCAGCGCCTGGCCGCCCGCCTCTTCCACCTCGACGGCTTCAAGAAGTCCCAGGTGGCCTCGTTCCTCCGCAAAAA caatGAGTTCAGCAGCCTGGTGGCCCAGGAGTACCTGGAGCGCTTCCAGTTCGCGGGGCAGGCGCTGGACCGGGCGCTCCG gaccttCCTGCAGGCGCTGGTGCTGACGGGCGAGACGCAGGAGCGCGAGCGCATCCTGGGCCACTTCTCGCGGCGCTTCCATCACTGCAACCCTGGCGCTTTCCCCTCGCCTG acgCCGTGCACTCGCTGACGTGTGCCATCATGCTGCTGAACACGGACCTGCACGGGCCG CGCCTCGGCCGTGCCATGACCAGCGGCGAGTTCGTGGCCAACCTGAGCGGGATGATGGATGGGCAGGACTTCCCCAAGGAGATGCTGAAG gcgcTGTACAACTCCATCCGCACCGAGAAGCTGGAGTGGGCGGC ggatgaagaagaggaggagggagagcccggggggggccccgcgCCCACCCGGAAGAGCAGCACCCACTTCGTGGAGCTGCCGCGCCAGGACGGCGCCACCACGTACCGCCAGGGCTGGCTGGCGCGCAAGGTGCTGGCCGAGGCTGACGGCAAGAAGG CACCCTGGGGCCGGCGGGGCTGGAAGCCCTTCCACACGGTGCTGAAGGGGACGCTGCTCTACTTCCTCAAAGCGGGGACCCCCCGCCGGGGGCCCGAcccccctgggacccccccagcagaggctgaggaGCCCCTGGGGGTCCACCACGCCTTGGCCGAGCGCGCCAGCAAGTACACCAAGCGCCCCCACGTCTTCCGCCTGCAGACGGCCGACCAGCGCGTCCTCCTCTTCCAGGCCCC GAGCGAGGAGGAGATGTCCTCGTGGATCTCCCGCATCAACCTGGTGGCCGCCCTCCTCTCCTCGCCCCCTTTCCCCGCCGCCGTGGGCTCCCAGCGCCGCTTCGCCCGGCCCATCCTGCCCGCCGCGcccagccgcagccccccg gaggagcagcaccgAGCCCATGAGGCGTGGATGGAGCGCGTGGCCCAGGAGCTCTTCGAGCACCAGCGCAACCTCCCCGAGAAGCGGGGCCGAGCCCGCGACCTGGACGAGTACCGGGTGAAGAAGGAGTACCTGCTGTAcgag AGGCGCCGCTACGAGACCTACGTGCAGGTGCTGGAGACGTGGATCAACTCCGGCGCCCAGGACCTGGAGGGCTGGGAAGCGCAGGCGGGGGCCGTGGCGGCCCCCCTGGAGCCCCCCAACCTCACCAAGGCTCACTCCAGCCCCTCGCTGGCCCCCGAAAGCGCCCCC CCGGCTGGCGTCCGGGTCAAACGCAACATTTCCGAGCGCCGCACCGTGCGTAAGGTCATCCCCAAGCGCAACAAGAACCTGCTGTGA
- the LOC121060365 gene encoding cell surface glycoprotein 1-like, with the protein MEPGGGRPPGALAAQDAIVFSDAAPPAAGPPGPPLPAPADVFWASLVQAQLCVWDLQGAIDGQHGDTGGTHGGGSHGGDTHGSGTHGSGTHGGGTAGGGGGTHGSDPGHQGGSHQRVPTHGTSSSEPVPVYGSAPVGCVGTHGSSSPLCTSRGGSTLMEHPSRGAACESFSPVDVGGSISHEHVDSHGTAMATYGTTSSESIPTYGSALAEHVATHGTISSESIFTYGSTSHEHVTTHGTTSSESIFTYGSTSHEHGATHGTTSSKSTFTYGSTSHEHMDTHRTTSAESISTYGTISREHLATHGITTSEPIPTSRSTPHEPVATHGTVSPQSVPMGGSISCEHPSPGGTASPTGGSFSYKDVALGGGFWQEPRGCGAVDRSISHEHVPTFGTIAPTSMPTFGTIAPKSVPTHGTMSWAHVPTDGTTLTKPTPPDGTMLTKSLPMDDTISWEHVPAGGIILTKSVPMYRTMSWEPSPTDGTMLTKSIPKDDTISWAHVPTDGTISTKSLPMDGTISTKSTPMGGTMSWEHVPTDGNISTKSMPMGGPMLTKSIPKDDTISWAHVPTDETISTKSVLTDGTISTKSMPMDGTMSWEHVPTDGTISTKSMPMGGTISWEHFPADGTMLTKSMPTDGTISTKSTPMGGTILTKSMPTDGSISWEHVLTDGTISTKSMPTEGTISTKSEPVGGTISWAHVPTDGTISTKSMAMDERILPESTPKKGSISPKPMDETFLPKPMDATTSPKPTPVDDTIPQDPVPPDATISPSPPDPKRSEEEEEEEEEEEEEEEQDNDEDEDEEEDLEEEEPLFHTNPLFCGQAPLYRPHLPPLRITELDIAGAPTMGGTQEVAVATGGGSTSPMEQGLAFSSPPALTPVGGHQDSPPESPGGGDPAPPSPKCPPDLAPAGGDWGPPSLLRPLDLPQPSPPAPPDLPPKSPPAPLDLPVPPAPPDLFPPPVSPARGAPVPPLPP; encoded by the exons ATGGAGCCGGGTGGCGGCCGCCCCCCCGGTGCGCTGGCGGCGCAGGACGCCATCGTCTTCTCCGacgccgcccccccggccgccgggccccccgggccccccctGCCCGCGCCCGCCGACGTCTTCTGGGCCAGCCTGGTGCAGGCCCAGCTCTGCGTCTGGGACCTGCAGGGGGCCATCGACGGGCAGCACGGGGACACCGGCGGCACCCACGGCGGCGGCAGCCACGGTGGTGACACCCATGGTAGTGGCACCCATGGCAGTGGCACCCATGGTGGTGGCAccgctggtggtggtggtggcacccATGGGTCCGACCCTGGTCACCAGGGGGGCTCGCACCAGCGTGTCCCCACCCATGGGACCTCCTCCTCCGAGCCCGTCCCCGTGTACGGGAGCGCCCCGGTGGGATGCGTGGGCACCCATGGGAGCTCCTCGCCCCTGTGCACGTCTCGGGGTGGGAGCACGCTGATGGAGCACCCAAGCCGTGGAGCTGCGTGTGAGAGCTTCTCACCCGTGGACGTGGGTGGGAGCATCTCACACGAGCACGTGGACAGCCATGGGACCGCCATGGCCACCTATGGGACCACCTCCTCCGAATCCATCCCCACCTACGGGAGTGCCTTGGCAGAGCACGTGGCCACCCATGGGACCATCTCCTCTGAGTCCATCTTCACGTATGGGAGCACTTCACATGAGCACGTGACCACCCATGGGACCACATCCTCCGAATCCATCTTCACATATGGGAGCACTTCACATGAGCATGGGGCCACCCATGGGACCACCTCCTCCAAGTCCACCTTCACGTATGGGAGCACCTCACACGAGCACATGGACACCCATAGGACCACCTCTGCTGAATCCATCTCCACGTACGGGACCATTTCACGCGAGCACTTGGCCACCCATGGGATCACCACCTCCGAGCCCATCCCCACGTCCAGGAGCACCCCACACGAGCCCGTGGCCACCCATGGGACCGTCTCGCCCCAGTCCGTGCCCATGGGTGGGAGCATCTCCTGTGAGCACCCATCACCCGGTGGGACCGCGTCGCCCACAGGTGGGAGCTTCTCGTACAAGGACGTGGCCCTGGGTGGGGGCTTCTGGCAGGAGCCCCGTGGGTGTGGGGCCGTGGACAGGAGCATCTCGCACGAGCACGTGCCCACCTTTGGGACCATCGCGCCCACGTCCATGCCCACCTTTGGGACCATCGCACCCAAGTCCGTGCCCACCCATGGGACCATGTCATGGGCGCATGTCCCAACAGATGGAACCACCTTGACCAAGCCCACACCCCCAGATGGGACCATGTTGACCAAGTCCTTGCCCATGGATGACACCATCTCATGGGAGCATGTCCCAGCAGGTGGGATCATCTTGACCAAGTCTGTGCCTATGTATAGGACCATGTCATGGGAGCCTTCTCCAACAGATGGGACCATGCTGACCAAGTCTATTCCCAAGGACGACACCATCTCATGGGCGCATGTTCCCACAGATGGGACCATCTCGACCAAGTCCTTGCCC ATGGATGGAACCATCTCAACCAAGTCCACACCCATGGGTGGGACCATGTCATGGGAGCATGTTCCAACAGATGGGAACATCTCGACCAAGTCCATGCCCATGGGTGGCCCCATGTTGACCAAGTCCATTCCCAAGGATGACACCATCTCATGGGCACATGTTCCAACAGATGAGACCATCTCGACCAAGTCAGTGCTCACAGACGGGACCATCTCAACCAAGTCCATGCCCATGGATGGCACCATGTCATGGGAGCATGTCCCAACAGATGGGACCATCTCGACCAAGTCCATGCCCATGGGTGGCACAATCTCATGGGAGCATTTCCCAGCAGATGGGACCATGTTGACCAAGTCAATGCCCACAGACGGAACCATCTCAACCAAGTCCACACCCATGGGTGGGACCATCTTGACCAAGTCAATGCCCACAGACGGGAGCATCTCATGGGAGCATGTTCTAACAGATGGGACCATCTCGACCAAGTCAATGCCCACAGAGGGGACCATCTCAACCAAGTCTGAGCCCGTGGGTGGCACCATCTCGTGGGCACATGTCCCAACAGATGGGACCATCTCAACCAAATCCATGGCCATGGATGAGAGAATCTTGCCTGAATCCACGCCCAAGAAAGGAAGCATCTCACCCAAGCCTATGGATGAGACCTTCTTGCCCAAACCCATGGATGCGACCACCTCACCCAAGCCCACCCCCGTGGATGACACCATCCCCCAGGACCCCGTGCCCCCTGACGCCACCATCTCACCCAGTCCCCCCGACCCCAAACggagtgaggaggaggaagaggaagaggaggaggaggaggaggaggaggagcaggacaacgatgaggatgaagatgaggaggaggacctggaggaggaggagcccCTCTTCCACACCAACCCCCTCTTCTGCGGCCAGGCGCCCCTCTACAGGCCGCACCTGCCCCCCCTGCGCATCACGGAGCTGGACATCGCGGGCGCCCCCACCATGGGGGGCACCCAGGAG GTCGCGGTGGCCACAGGGGggggcagcaccagccccatGGAGCAGG GCCTGGCGTTCTCCAGCCCCCCGGCGCTGACCCCGGTGGGGGGGCACCAGGACTCCCCCCCAGAATCCCCAGGAGGAGGGGACCCGGCCCCACCCAGCCCTAAGTGCCCCCCAGATTTGGCACCAGCGGGGGGGGACTGGGGCCCCCCCAGCCTCTTACGCCCCCTGGATCTGCCCCAacccagccccccagcacccccagacctgccccccaaaagccccccagcaccccttgATCTGCCtgtccccccagcacccccagactt aTTCCCCCCCCCAGTATCCCCAGCAAGGGGGGCACCagtccccccccttcccccttaA
- the LOC121060464 gene encoding uncharacterized protein LOC121060464: protein MGTGRGGHTMGTVQVEDTGSGGRGALPAFRHRTASQLIPGAGPVPTPYKCHRRRVTTQRTPLPSRFSEADTFAGSAMSHVSTAAPRGGAGSPRRCQDHAQRREHPLGVTMGGTSGDSGPVTSVIDPDMEALFDEFLGKVRFDEGTTTTTSVVSGTAQPYHYTVRDTEHKALCLQGGRLVATSLQGANAAQEEAISVVPNRHLERRRCPLIVGIRGGSQALSCGTGPEPQLRLEEVGVLDLFHAEDHAMPYTFYKTFGGSTHTFEAAAFPGHFLSTTPRPGEALGLAPPAAQDAITSFYLRRK from the exons ATGGGGACAGGGCGGGGGGGCCACACCATGGGGACGGTGCAGGTGGAGGACACAGGGAGCGGAGGACGCGGGGCCCTGCCGGCATTTCGCCATCGCACCGCGTCCCAGCTCATCCCTGGGGCGGGCCCTGTCCCCACACCCTATAAGTGCCACCGCCGGCGGGTGACAACGCAGAGGACACCACTCCCCAGCAGGTTCTCGGAGGCCGACACCTTTGCAG GCTCTGCCATGTCCCATGTGtccacagcagcccccag AGGTGGCGCCGGGAGCCCCCGGAGGTGCCAGGACCATGCCCAGCGCCGTGAGCACCCGCTGGGTGTCACCATGGGGGGGACCTCGGGGGACAGCGGCCCCGTGACGTCCGTCATTGACCCCGACATGGAGGCCTTGTTCGACGAGTTCCTGGGGAAAG TGAGATTTGATGAGGGGACGACGACGACCACCTCGGTGGTCTCGGGGACGGCGCAGCCCTACCACTACACGGTGCGGGACACGGAGCACAAGGCGCTGTGCCTGCAGGGGGGGCGCCTGGTGGCCACCAGCCTGCAGGGCGCCAACGCCGCCCAGGAAG AAGCCATCAGCGTGGTCCCCAACCGGCACCTGGAGCGCCGGCGCTGCCCCCTCATCGTGGGCATCCGCGGGGGCAGCCAGGCCCTGTCCTGCGGCAccggccccgagccccagcTGCGGCTGGAG GAGGTGGGGGTGCTGGACCTGTTCCATGCGGAGGACCACGCCATGCCCTACACCTTCTACAAGACGTTCGGGGGCTCCACGCACACCTTCGAGGCCGCCGCCTTCCCCGGGCACTTCCTCAGCACCACCCCGCGGCCCGGTGAGGCGCTGGGCCtggcccccccggccgcccaggACGCCATCACCTCCTTCTACCTGCGCCGCAAGTGA